Proteins encoded within one genomic window of Humulus lupulus chromosome 1, drHumLupu1.1, whole genome shotgun sequence:
- the LOC133788470 gene encoding uncharacterized protein LOC133788470 gives MASSEENDKPISFYDTSSPSQPLLSKPAYPSSPPPEDPPPQLPPPLGNSPESDSSQYLQISYNYDPRPFKDLPFLIIFLFFVLCTFGFGIFSIFHRNTNYSNLSSFSYDSNSTSCVKDSVSFSNSENWVFFVSTYSSSHVLKDLIWTLVITLILSVPICLALLLLLKYYTKHLVYATLPFFIVIPIFFNVYWFVVCTLSSSCSDSFPLVYRILVLGFVFLIVGIIVWIFVANWNRIELTVSIIGVASDALSRNLALFGVLPCMTLGLVIYYAPIVVFLVFARLNGKIAPREVNGEYTCVWKQDGWVPAYYALAILTMLWSLAALAEAQVFVISGTIAQWYFSKEESTLKRTIRSSLRNAFGPSSGTICLSGLLIVVVRVVRAVVDSARQEDIPGFVNLILRCCVNALLSAVDFLNKFTINFAAITGEAYCSSARMTYELLRRNLLSAVFVETISSRLLVGIVFVLSAIYAIATWAILKGVSDLGGDSYLVAALAWLLLILVLGFFVHVLDNVIETVYICYAVDRDRGEVCKQDVHEVYVHLPISRNHRPSLINV, from the exons ATGGCAAGCTCTGAAGAAAACGACAAACCCATATCCTTCTACGACACGTCTTCGCCGTCTCAACCCCTCCTTTCCAAACCAGCTTACCCTTCTTCACCTCCGCCCGAAGACCCACCTCCCCAGTTGCCGCCACCTCTCGGCAACTCACCTGAATCTGACTCCTCCCAGTACCTTCAGATCTCATACAACTACGATCCCAGACCCTTCAAGGACCTTCCTTTCCTCATAATTTTCCTCTTCTTCGTTCTCTGCACCTTCGGTTTCGGTATCTTCTCAATCTTTCATCGAAATACCAACTACTCTAACCTCTCCTCCTTCAGTTACGACTCCAATTCCACGTCTTGTGTGAAGGACTCTGTTTCTTTTTCTAATTCTGAGAATTGGGTTTTCTTCGTTTCTACCTATTCTTCTTCGCATGTTTTGAAAGATTTGATATGGACCCTTGTAATTACGCTGATTTTGAGTGTACCCATTTGCTTGGCTTTGCTCCTTTTACTCAAATATTACACCAAACACCTTGTGTACGCCACTCTTCCCTTCTTCATTGTGATACCCATTTTCTTCAACGTTTATTGGTTCGTGGTCTGCACTCTTAGCTCGTCTTGCAGCGACTCCTTTCCGTTAGTTTACAGGATCCTGGTTTTGGGATTTGTGTTTTTGATCGTTGGGATCATTGTGTGGATCTTTGTGGCTAATTGGAATAGAATAGAGTTAACTGTGAGCATAATTGGGGTGGCCTCCGATGCTCTTTCGAGGAATTTAGCTTTGTTTGGGGTCCTGCCTTGTATGACATTAGGACTGGTGATTTACTATGCGCCAATTGTTGTTTTCTTGGTTTTTGCAAGGCTGAATGGAAAAATTGCGCCGAGGGAAGTGAATGGAGAATATACTTGTGTGTGGAAGCAAGATGGTTGGGTACCTGCTTACTATGCTTTGGCAATTCTAACAATGTTGTGGTCTTTGGCTGCATTGGCAGAAGCTCAGGTGTTTGTGATCAGTGGGACTATTGCACAGTGGTACTTCAGTAAGGAGGAGTCAACTCTCAAACGTACTATTAGAAGCTCTTTGAG AAATGCATTTGGCCCCTCCTCTGGCACTATCTGTCTATCGGGCTTACTTATAGTTGTTGTTCGAGTGGTACGAGCTGTTGTTGACAGTGCTAGACAAGAAGACATTCCTGGGTTTGTGAACCTTATATTACGTTGCTGCGTTAATGCGTTACTCTCTGCTGTTGATTTTCTTAACAAGTTCACAATCAACTTCGCTGCAATAACTGGAGAAGCTTATTGCTCATCTGCAAGGATGACATACGAGCTTCTTAGACGTAATCTTCTTTCTGCTGTTTTTGTGGAAACTATCTCCTCTCGCTTACTAGTTGGAATTGTCTTCGTACTCTCAGCAATATATGCAATTGCG ACTTGGGCTATCTTGAAGGGTGTAAGCGATCTAGGGGGTGACTCGTACCTTGTGGCTGCACTGGCCTGGCTGCTGCTAATCTTGGTGTTGGGTTTCTTTGTTCATGTACTGGATAATGTGATCGAAACCGTCTACATCTGCTATGCCGTAGATAGAGACAGAGGAGAAGTGTGTAAACAGGACGTTCATGAGGTTTATGTTCATCTCCCTATTAGCAGAAACCATAGACCATCTCTTATTAATGTTTAG